A portion of the Adhaeribacter radiodurans genome contains these proteins:
- the nuoF gene encoding NADH-quinone oxidoreductase subunit NuoF, protein MERPLTQHIRSDRSPLNLQEYEQVGGYQSVRKVLKEFTPEGVTNLIKESNLRGRGGAGFSTGLKWSFVPMGPDVPRPKYLVANADEMEPGTFKDRLLLEGNPHQLIEGMIIASYAIQADISYVFLRWAYKKAAQEITKAIHEAYAAGYLGQNIFGSGFSLDMYLHTGVGRYMCGEETALLNALEGKRATPRAKPPFPQVSGLFGKPTIVNNVETLSCLPHIINNGAAWFKSLSRTNDSGTKLYGISGRVNKPGAWELPMGVTVRELVEEHAGGMRNGYKFKGALPGGASTDFLVEEHLDVQMDYPSVAAAGSRMGTGTMIILDDHTCPVGFVHNLQHFFAQESCGFCTPCREGLPWVEKILLSIDKGEGKLEDISLLDYHTKLLGPGNTFCALAPGAMEPLQSALKYFREDFERHIHEKQCPWR, encoded by the coding sequence ATGGAAAGGCCATTAACCCAGCACATTCGATCAGATAGAAGCCCCCTCAACCTACAGGAATATGAACAAGTAGGCGGTTACCAGTCTGTGCGAAAAGTGCTTAAGGAATTTACCCCGGAAGGCGTCACTAATTTAATAAAAGAATCGAACCTGCGCGGCCGTGGCGGAGCCGGATTCAGTACCGGATTAAAATGGAGCTTTGTACCCATGGGACCGGACGTGCCCCGACCAAAATACCTGGTAGCAAATGCCGATGAAATGGAGCCTGGTACTTTTAAAGACCGGCTCTTGCTGGAAGGCAACCCACACCAGCTCATCGAGGGAATGATCATCGCTTCTTACGCCATACAAGCAGATATTTCTTATGTATTTCTGCGGTGGGCATATAAAAAAGCAGCTCAGGAAATTACCAAAGCTATTCACGAAGCCTATGCAGCCGGTTACTTAGGTCAGAATATATTTGGTTCTGGTTTTAGTTTAGATATGTATTTGCACACCGGAGTAGGTCGATATATGTGCGGCGAAGAAACCGCATTGCTCAATGCATTGGAAGGTAAACGGGCTACTCCCCGCGCGAAGCCCCCCTTCCCGCAGGTAAGCGGATTGTTTGGTAAACCAACCATAGTCAACAATGTAGAAACGCTAAGTTGTTTGCCGCACATCATTAACAATGGAGCCGCCTGGTTTAAAAGTTTAAGCCGTACTAACGATTCAGGCACTAAATTATACGGTATCAGCGGACGGGTAAATAAACCGGGTGCCTGGGAATTACCCATGGGTGTTACCGTCCGGGAATTAGTAGAAGAACACGCCGGTGGCATGCGGAATGGGTACAAATTTAAGGGAGCCTTACCCGGAGGCGCTTCTACCGATTTTTTAGTAGAAGAACACTTAGATGTGCAAATGGATTATCCGTCTGTAGCGGCAGCTGGCAGTCGTATGGGTACGGGCACCATGATTATTCTGGACGATCACACCTGCCCGGTGGGGTTTGTGCACAACCTGCAGCACTTTTTCGCGCAGGAATCCTGCGGGTTCTGTACCCCGTGCCGGGAAGGCTTGCCTTGGGTAGAAAAAATTCTGCTTTCCATTGACAAAGGCGAAGGCAAACTGGAAGATATAAGCTTACTCGATTATCATACAAAACTCTTAGGTCCCGGCAACACGTTCTGCGCGTTGGCTCCGGGTGCCATGGAACCTCTGCAGAGCGCCCTGAAATATTTTCGGGAGGATTTTGAACGCCACATTCACGAGAAACAATGTCCCTGGAGGTAG
- the nuoG gene encoding NADH-quinone oxidoreductase subunit NuoG: protein MSLEVGMVTIYIDNVPYEVKPDRNLLEACLSLGFNLPYFCWHPAMGSVGACRQCAVKVFKDETDTKGRLVMSCMEPVRDNLRLSVDEPGAKEFRETVIEWLMTNHPHDCAVCDEGGSCHLQDMTVMTGHAYRRYQFKKRTYRNQYLGPFVNHEMNRCIQCYRCVRFYKDYAGGKDLDVFAAHNHVYFGRSEDGVLENEFSGNLAEVCPTGVFTDKTLKQHYTRKWDLTMAPSVCHHCSLGCNITAGERYGSLRQITNRYNGEVNGYFICDRGRFGYEFVNSASRIRRALVRTQLPEAVSKEVALQQVANILEPARVIGIGSARASLESNFALKTLVGADNFYQGVSDNDYDLVALALKVLKESPARTFSLREVEQADAVFILGEDLTNTAPMLALAVRQSVRQQPLEIVTKANIPLWQDAAVRELTQGESGPLFISTITATKLDEVATATSHADPDSIARLGFAVAYFINSDAPPAMNIPEAELLLAQQIAEVLKAAKKPLIISGCSSGSEAVLKAAANIAAALHAKNKEAGIVLTVPECNSLGLAMLGGHRLESAFEAVLNGYSDSVIIIENNLYRSADKVIVDSFFTKAKEIVVLDHLHHATSEKATILLPAGTFSEADGTLLNNEGRAQRFYQVYPTSEDIQESWRWLSQIGKLWHHPILTGWENLDDITRAIQEQNQQFKGVEKLAPPASFRIAGEKIAREPHRYSGRTAMNAHINVSEPKPPQDPDSPLSFTMEGYRGIVPSPVIPFFWAPGWNSMQSVNKFQEEVGGPLRYGDPGIRLIEPEQRNVPHYFTAVPENFQSLPDHLFLVPLYHIFGSEELSILSPGVAQRIPDPYLALSPADALALGLKEGEPLRFQLNKQTHQLPIKLNHTLTKGTAGLPKGLPGVPFAELPTWAVILKTESESKTEMKPEWKNQPQIIS from the coding sequence ATGTCCCTGGAGGTAGGAATGGTCACCATTTATATCGATAATGTACCTTACGAGGTAAAACCAGATAGGAATTTATTAGAAGCCTGTCTTTCTTTAGGTTTTAACTTACCCTACTTCTGCTGGCATCCGGCTATGGGTTCAGTTGGCGCTTGCCGCCAATGCGCGGTAAAAGTATTTAAAGATGAAACGGATACCAAAGGTCGGTTGGTAATGTCGTGCATGGAGCCGGTGCGGGATAACCTTCGCCTGTCGGTAGATGAGCCGGGAGCTAAAGAATTCCGGGAAACCGTAATTGAATGGCTCATGACCAACCACCCGCACGATTGTGCCGTGTGCGATGAAGGCGGCTCCTGCCATTTGCAGGATATGACCGTTATGACGGGACATGCTTATCGCCGTTATCAATTTAAAAAACGCACTTACCGGAATCAATATTTAGGTCCTTTCGTGAACCATGAAATGAACCGCTGCATTCAGTGTTATCGTTGCGTAAGGTTCTATAAAGATTATGCGGGCGGCAAAGATTTGGATGTTTTTGCGGCTCATAACCACGTATACTTTGGGCGGAGCGAAGACGGCGTACTTGAAAATGAATTCAGCGGTAACTTAGCCGAAGTGTGCCCCACCGGTGTTTTTACCGATAAAACCCTGAAACAGCATTATACCCGCAAGTGGGACCTGACCATGGCTCCATCGGTTTGCCACCATTGCAGCTTGGGTTGCAATATTACCGCCGGGGAACGCTACGGTTCCCTCCGGCAAATCACCAACCGGTATAACGGCGAGGTAAACGGTTATTTTATTTGCGACAGGGGTAGGTTCGGGTATGAATTTGTAAACAGCGCCAGCCGCATTCGTAGAGCTTTGGTGCGCACGCAACTGCCCGAAGCGGTTTCTAAAGAGGTGGCTTTACAACAGGTTGCAAATATTTTAGAACCCGCCCGCGTGATTGGTATTGGTTCGGCGCGTGCTTCTTTGGAGTCAAACTTTGCTTTAAAAACTTTAGTGGGTGCAGATAACTTTTACCAGGGAGTTTCGGATAACGACTATGATTTGGTGGCGCTTGCTTTAAAAGTTTTAAAAGAAAGCCCCGCCCGGACTTTCTCGCTGCGGGAAGTAGAGCAAGCCGATGCTGTTTTTATATTAGGTGAAGACCTGACCAATACCGCTCCTATGCTAGCTCTGGCTGTGCGGCAATCTGTTCGACAACAACCTTTAGAAATTGTAACAAAAGCAAATATACCTTTGTGGCAGGATGCTGCTGTCCGGGAACTAACACAGGGCGAATCAGGCCCCTTATTTATTTCTACTATAACTGCAACTAAACTTGATGAAGTAGCAACTGCCACCTCGCATGCTGACCCAGACTCAATAGCGAGATTGGGTTTTGCTGTAGCTTATTTCATTAACAGTGATGCTCCACCAGCGATGAATATACCTGAAGCTGAATTACTATTAGCGCAGCAAATTGCCGAAGTCCTTAAAGCTGCCAAAAAGCCGCTAATAATTTCGGGTTGTTCCAGCGGCAGCGAAGCCGTACTAAAAGCTGCCGCCAATATTGCTGCTGCCTTACACGCTAAAAATAAAGAAGCTGGTATTGTTTTAACTGTTCCCGAATGTAATAGCTTAGGCTTAGCCATGCTAGGTGGTCATAGGCTGGAATCGGCTTTTGAGGCAGTATTAAATGGCTACTCTGATTCCGTAATAATCATAGAAAATAATCTTTACCGCAGTGCCGATAAAGTTATTGTCGACTCTTTCTTTACAAAAGCAAAGGAAATAGTAGTACTGGATCACCTGCATCATGCAACCAGTGAAAAGGCTACCATTCTACTACCCGCTGGTACTTTTTCCGAAGCCGACGGCACTTTATTAAATAATGAAGGTCGGGCACAGCGGTTTTACCAGGTATACCCTACCTCAGAAGATATTCAGGAAAGCTGGCGTTGGCTTTCCCAAATAGGCAAATTATGGCATCATCCCATCCTTACCGGTTGGGAAAATCTGGACGATATTACCAGGGCCATTCAGGAACAAAACCAGCAGTTTAAAGGAGTTGAAAAATTAGCGCCACCAGCCAGTTTTAGGATTGCCGGAGAAAAAATTGCTCGTGAGCCGCATCGTTACAGCGGCCGCACCGCAATGAATGCGCATATAAATGTGAGTGAACCCAAACCACCGCAAGACCCTGATTCGCCATTATCTTTTACCATGGAAGGTTACCGCGGCATCGTGCCTTCGCCGGTTATTCCGTTTTTCTGGGCACCGGGCTGGAACTCCATGCAATCGGTCAATAAATTTCAGGAAGAAGTAGGCGGTCCTTTACGTTACGGAGATCCGGGAATCCGGCTAATAGAACCTGAACAGAGAAATGTTCCTCATTATTTTACTGCCGTACCTGAAAATTTTCAGTCTCTCCCCGACCACCTGTTTCTGGTGCCGTTGTACCATATCTTCGGCTCGGAGGAGTTGAGTATTTTATCTCCCGGCGTTGCCCAAAGAATACCCGATCCTTACCTGGCTTTGAGTCCGGCCGATGCTTTGGCATTAGGCTTAAAAGAAGGAGAGCCACTCCGTTTCCAATTAAATAAGCAAACGCACCAGTTGCCAATAAAACTAAACCATACTCTTACGAAAGGAACGGCAGGTTTACCGAAAGGCTTACCGGGTGTGCCCTTCGCAGAACTACCTACCTGGGCAGTTATTCTTAAAACAGAATCAGAATCAAAAACAGAAATGAAACCAGAATGGAAGAATCAGCCCCAAATTATTTCCTGA
- the nuoH gene encoding NADH-quinone oxidoreductase subunit NuoH, translating into MEESAPNYFLIAGGVLFVMMNVAAGLIWVERRMLALWQDRYGPNRAGPFGLFIVLADTLKLLFKEDWIPPFADKAVFVIAPAIVMTTVLLSFVIIPFAPGIMVADLNIGILFFLAMSSMGAYSIILGGWASNNKYALLGAMRGAAQMISYEVFMGLALMGVVLLAGSFNLRDIVEAQRGMWFVVPQLIGFVIFFIAGVAETHRLPFDIPEAESELIAGFHSEYSGMKFGLFFVGEYLGITLISCMVVALYFGGWLGPAFLPPVVWFALKTFVFISIFILLRASLPRPRYDQLMEYGWKILLPLTLLNLLVTAGIVLWMND; encoded by the coding sequence ATGGAAGAATCAGCCCCAAATTATTTCCTGATTGCAGGAGGTGTTCTTTTCGTGATGATGAACGTAGCCGCCGGACTCATCTGGGTGGAACGACGCATGCTGGCACTCTGGCAAGACCGCTATGGCCCGAACCGCGCCGGACCTTTTGGGTTATTCATTGTGCTGGCCGATACCTTAAAGCTTTTGTTTAAAGAAGACTGGATTCCGCCTTTCGCGGATAAAGCCGTGTTCGTCATTGCACCGGCTATTGTAATGACAACGGTATTATTGAGCTTCGTTATCATACCGTTTGCACCCGGCATTATGGTGGCCGACCTGAATATTGGTATTCTGTTCTTCCTGGCCATGTCATCGATGGGCGCTTACAGCATTATTTTGGGCGGTTGGGCTTCAAATAATAAATACGCTTTACTGGGTGCCATGCGGGGTGCAGCCCAAATGATTTCGTATGAGGTATTTATGGGCCTGGCTTTGATGGGAGTAGTATTACTAGCTGGCTCTTTTAACCTGCGGGATATTGTAGAGGCGCAGCGAGGAATGTGGTTTGTAGTACCGCAACTCATTGGTTTTGTTATTTTTTTTATTGCCGGAGTAGCTGAAACCCATCGCTTACCATTTGATATTCCTGAAGCCGAAAGCGAATTAATTGCTGGGTTTCACTCCGAATACTCCGGTATGAAGTTCGGTTTGTTTTTCGTGGGCGAGTACCTGGGCATTACTCTTATCTCGTGCATGGTAGTAGCCTTATATTTTGGCGGTTGGCTGGGACCCGCTTTTTTGCCACCGGTAGTCTGGTTTGCTTTAAAAACATTTGTTTTTATCAGCATATTTATTTTGCTGCGAGCCTCCTTACCCCGCCCCCGCTACGACCAGTTAATGGAATACGGCTGGAAAATTCTGCTGCCTTTAACATTACTAAACCTATTGGTTACTGCGGGTATAGTGCTGTGGATGAATGACTAG
- the nuoI gene encoding NADH-quinone oxidoreductase subunit NuoI produces MLSILRSMWLTFLHAFHKRDTIQYPEHKAKLSTRWRGRIVLTRDPDMGERCVGCYLCAAACPVDCISLQSTEDETGRRYPEFFRINFSRCIFCGFCEEACPTFAIQLIPDFEMAEYNRQNLVYEKKDLLIDGEGKYPGYNYYKVAGLAIGGKGKGEAINESEPVDVKSLMP; encoded by the coding sequence ATGTTGAGTATTCTGCGCAGTATGTGGCTTACATTTCTGCATGCCTTTCACAAACGGGATACCATTCAATACCCGGAACATAAGGCGAAACTTTCTACGCGCTGGCGGGGCCGAATTGTTTTAACCCGCGACCCGGATATGGGCGAACGTTGCGTAGGCTGTTACCTCTGTGCGGCTGCCTGCCCCGTAGATTGTATTTCGTTGCAAAGTACCGAAGATGAAACCGGCCGCCGGTACCCGGAATTTTTCCGCATTAATTTTTCGCGATGTATTTTCTGTGGTTTTTGTGAGGAGGCCTGTCCCACCTTCGCCATTCAACTAATTCCGGATTTTGAAATGGCCGAATACAACCGTCAGAACCTGGTGTACGAGAAAAAAGACTTGCTTATAGATGGCGAAGGAAAATATCCTGGCTATAACTATTACAAAGTTGCGGGTTTAGCCATCGGCGGCAAAGGAAAAGGTGAGGCAATAAATGAAAGCGAACCAGTTGATGTAAAAAGCTTAATGCCTTAA
- the nuoJ gene encoding NADH-quinone oxidoreductase subunit J, with translation MEITFYLAAAVAIVSTILVITRYNLIHALLYLVVSFLAISVIFFVLGAPFMAALEIIIYAGAIVVLIIFVIMMLNLTHEDVQHEKEWLKPGIWIGPAILSFVLLGELFYIFTAADSPSYQGQPVEAKAVGLSLFGPYILGVELSGMLLMAGIVGAYHLGRQKRKVIHRFLEGAEG, from the coding sequence ATGGAAATTACTTTTTATTTAGCAGCAGCAGTGGCTATAGTTTCTACCATACTGGTAATTACCCGCTATAATCTAATTCATGCCTTGCTTTACCTGGTGGTTTCTTTTCTGGCTATATCGGTCATCTTTTTTGTGCTAGGCGCTCCTTTTATGGCTGCGCTCGAAATAATTATTTACGCGGGAGCTATTGTGGTGCTCATCATTTTCGTGATTATGATGCTAAACCTGACCCACGAAGACGTGCAACACGAAAAAGAATGGCTAAAGCCCGGCATCTGGATTGGCCCGGCTATTCTTTCATTCGTACTCTTGGGTGAGTTGTTCTATATTTTTACGGCTGCCGATTCACCTAGTTACCAGGGCCAACCGGTTGAGGCCAAGGCCGTGGGTTTGTCTCTTTTTGGACCCTACATCCTGGGAGTAGAATTAAGCGGTATGCTGCTGATGGCCGGTATTGTTGGAGCTTACCACCTCGGCCGACAAAAAAGAAAAGTTATTCACCGTTTTTTAGAAGGAGCAGAAGGATGA
- the nuoK gene encoding NADH-quinone oxidoreductase subunit NuoK: MNPIPMDHGLMLAGILFMLGLISVLIRRNIIFMLISVEIMLNAAGLAFIVAGARWAQPEGQVMFIFIITMAAAEVSVGLALILQLYHQLKTLDSDAANQMHG; the protein is encoded by the coding sequence ATGAACCCCATACCCATGGACCATGGCCTGATGTTGGCCGGCATTCTTTTCATGCTGGGATTAATTAGCGTCTTGATCCGGCGCAATATTATTTTCATGCTGATTTCCGTGGAAATCATGTTGAATGCAGCTGGTTTAGCCTTTATTGTAGCCGGTGCCCGCTGGGCGCAGCCCGAAGGACAAGTCATGTTCATTTTTATTATAACCATGGCTGCGGCGGAGGTTTCGGTAGGATTGGCTTTAATTCTACAATTATACCATCAGTTAAAAACCCTGGACAGTGACGCTGCCAATCAAATGCACGGATAA
- the nuoL gene encoding NADH-quinone oxidoreductase subunit L, translated as MEALLWTIPALPFAGALVLILMGTRLSRSAVALIGVGSVGLAALITIILGINFISGKPTPPYYHQEVWQWFEVAGFNPSVAFHLDALSLVFIFVITFVGFLIHLYSTAYMAPDEGFARFFAYLNLFVGSMLVLVLADNLLLLYLGWEGVGLCSYLLIGFWYTEPANGYAARKAFITTRVGDTALAIGLFMLFQNFGTLHIQTIATEAPQLWSVGTQNAVIIAFLLLGGAVGKSGQLPLQTWLPDAMAGPTPVSALIHAATMVTAGVYLIARMHVIFDLAPAAQLTVAIIGAVTLLLAGCSALTQSDLKRVLAYSTISQIGYMFLALGVGAWSAGIFHFMIHAFFKALLFLSAGAIIISLHHEQNMFKMGGLRKLMPVVFWTFLIGSASLAALPLITAGFYSKDQILWYSLASERGNFWLYLAGLTGAFITGNYTFRMVFFTFYGEAKTQVSHPPGKLITIPLIILAILSLVGGFIELPHNFGHFTVFSDFLTSALPATSINETLGSLEWLFQVLAALVSLAGVYLAYLFYLKNPTLQNSLEHSGWAMSLHRFWYSGWGFDKLYDLILVKPFVFLATINKNDFIDKIYTAIAALTRAFNHGLARTQSGILRWYMMGIVVGALLIITLSLLP; from the coding sequence ATGGAAGCTTTACTTTGGACGATACCTGCATTGCCCTTTGCCGGGGCGCTAGTACTTATCTTGATGGGCACTAGGCTATCCCGCTCGGCCGTAGCTTTAATTGGGGTGGGAAGTGTGGGTTTAGCAGCCCTGATAACCATAATTTTAGGAATTAACTTTATTTCAGGGAAACCTACTCCGCCCTACTACCACCAGGAAGTTTGGCAATGGTTTGAGGTGGCGGGCTTTAATCCATCTGTCGCGTTTCACTTGGATGCCTTGTCGCTGGTATTTATTTTTGTTATTACCTTCGTGGGTTTCCTTATTCATTTGTATTCAACGGCCTATATGGCGCCCGATGAAGGTTTTGCCCGGTTCTTTGCTTACCTCAATTTATTCGTGGGCTCGATGTTGGTACTGGTATTGGCCGATAATTTATTGCTTTTGTACCTGGGTTGGGAAGGAGTGGGCCTCTGTAGTTATTTACTAATTGGTTTCTGGTACACCGAACCGGCTAACGGTTATGCGGCTCGGAAAGCTTTTATCACTACTCGCGTGGGTGATACAGCCTTGGCCATCGGCCTTTTTATGTTATTTCAGAACTTCGGCACCTTACACATACAAACAATTGCCACCGAGGCACCGCAGCTGTGGTCAGTAGGAACCCAAAATGCGGTAATTATTGCTTTTCTGTTGTTAGGTGGCGCCGTTGGTAAATCAGGACAGTTACCCTTGCAAACCTGGTTGCCGGATGCGATGGCTGGTCCTACTCCAGTTTCGGCTCTTATCCATGCGGCTACCATGGTGACGGCCGGAGTATATTTAATCGCCCGCATGCACGTCATTTTTGATTTAGCCCCGGCAGCGCAATTAACAGTAGCTATTATTGGTGCCGTAACCCTATTGCTGGCTGGTTGTTCGGCCTTAACCCAATCCGATTTAAAGCGGGTGCTGGCTTATTCTACCATTAGCCAGATTGGGTATATGTTTCTGGCGCTGGGGGTGGGTGCCTGGTCGGCGGGTATTTTTCATTTTATGATCCATGCTTTTTTCAAAGCCTTACTTTTTTTAAGCGCCGGAGCTATTATTATATCGTTGCACCACGAACAAAATATGTTTAAAATGGGAGGTCTCCGGAAATTAATGCCTGTAGTTTTCTGGACGTTTCTGATTGGTTCGGCTTCTCTAGCGGCTTTACCTTTAATTACTGCCGGTTTCTACAGCAAAGATCAAATTTTATGGTATTCTCTCGCCAGTGAGCGAGGTAACTTCTGGCTTTATCTGGCCGGGTTAACTGGAGCCTTTATTACGGGTAATTATACGTTCCGGATGGTATTTTTTACTTTTTATGGGGAGGCAAAAACGCAGGTATCCCATCCGCCTGGTAAATTAATTACTATTCCTCTAATCATACTTGCCATTCTTTCTTTGGTAGGTGGTTTTATTGAGTTGCCCCATAATTTTGGACATTTTACTGTTTTTTCTGATTTTCTGACCTCGGCCTTACCAGCTACATCCATTAACGAAACTCTCGGAAGCTTAGAATGGCTGTTTCAAGTATTAGCGGCTCTCGTTTCACTGGCGGGAGTTTACCTGGCTTATTTATTTTACCTTAAAAATCCGACTTTACAAAATAGTTTGGAGCATTCAGGCTGGGCTATGTCTCTGCACCGGTTCTGGTATTCGGGCTGGGGCTTTGATAAACTATATGATTTGATATTAGTAAAGCCTTTTGTTTTTCTGGCTACTATTAATAAAAACGATTTCATTGATAAAATATACACCGCTATAGCGGCCCTGACGCGTGCTTTTAACCACGGTTTGGCACGCACCCAAAGTGGTATTTTGCGCTGGTATATGATGGGGATAGTAGTGGGAGCCTTATTAATTATTACCTTAAGCTTACTGCCATGA